A part of Dermacentor variabilis isolate Ectoservices chromosome 10, ASM5094787v1, whole genome shotgun sequence genomic DNA contains:
- the LOC142559276 gene encoding uncharacterized protein LOC142559276, with amino-acid sequence MAGDEDDSKDEDDKSDEKGDDDKKDDDHKEDEEEEDDDAGGDKDGALGKKKKPPDSMMVQRKSVSRSGAAGIAAQQIAEGADQMQMAMTVVGLAVFVIIILSVGGFVFWKVFFSSSESADQPPIEDATTENISGGAVPFHEMPERDFWDSSGTPPVSIVFAEDVESVEENVQVEPRNISGLEDPSAVALDYV; translated from the exons ATGGCGGGCGATGAAGACGATAGCAAGGACGAGGACGACAAGAGTGACGAGAAGGGCGACGACGATAAGAAGGACGACGATCACaaggaggacgaggaggaagaGGACGACGACGCGGGTGGGGACAAGGACGGCGCCctggggaagaagaagaagccgccGGACTCCATGATGGTGCAGAGGAAGTCCGTCAGCCGATCCGG AGCTGCGGGTATCGCCGCGCAGCAGATCGCCGAAGGCGCGGACCAGATGCAAATGGCGATGACCGTCGTGGGTCTCGCggtcttcgtcatcatcatcctcagcgTCGGCGGTTTCGTCTTCTGGAAGGTCTTCttttcgt CAAGCGAATCCGCGGATCAGCCGCCGATCGAGGACGCGACAA cGGAAAATATCAGCGGAGGAGCTGTTCCATTCCACGAAATGCCGGAACGAGACTTCTGGGACA gcTCCGGAACGCCTCCAGTCTCCATCGTGTTCGCCGAGGACGTCGAAAGCGTCGAAGAGA ATGTCCAAGTGGAACCCAGGAACATAAGCGGCTTAGAAGATCCATCAGCAGTCGCGCTGGATTACGTGTAA
- the LOC142560651 gene encoding tonsoku-like protein, producing MPGGRSASASLCRRIDQDKCLAQKHGKFRNLYDLCLYKGDTLREHGDYEAALAEFDEAFQVCEVLPDQTQLDKAEVHRRRGECLMQLERFNEAHDNLKSYLALAEKAESYVEQQRALATLGQCYFVQHQTEAKPSERLISKAKNAYLKSLRIVEDNLADTLSEPERVVMKGRLLLNMGLLYDAVEDPKAVESFKFALVQFMKHRESKQDLCRCLSALANIHLRQGNSENALSLAGRLLDIGREAKRPDIKCEAHLLRGAAMLQAGDRDEARVTFKRAMQQKSPIQEDHERAILCVKLSQALRTWDLDLKETTDPATRVRLHEKAGDALVQCLLPRPALKEYEMAVEDALSSPEAISSKKLADLYVSLAETCSDVREYDLALKYYRLELSLRADEPDEMASTKLSIARMLQKTCGKRAPEVQDAIREAITLSRAAGKLALELESLEELVSVQGSMSSDIQDRIEQLRAAGADDAESSTQSQQSGTLSEIDLADISDASDSDPEFSDTVRRPRKKLEEKINTKGETKLHKACIDGSLKKVKELLRMGHSVHIRDYSGWQPLHEAANYGYLEIVKCLVEAGAHVSSPGMKGVTPLHDALGNGHFEVALYLLEKGARPSLRTAEGDTPLDIVRKWKHDNQSTMNPSEEAYLQKVELRLKESNATSSNDGLLLGSAGEDGPWISSQSLKRGQVGPALVSEAEDWLEDDLSKPQPKSRRPVEAELPALVTETDDWLEDDLPKARSKSRCLTEPDLPATRKRNRSSEQSFCSKVMRLEEEEEEVSITEDSDGTEVVDTAESVEFAAPPSTSYPACNTLTASSASPGGAMTAPSGSNLLVRVRILNTLFLVPLPKGTASERTVGWLATEASKRYQDFQGTRPILRITLPDGALLDPSDCIDVLMHGPHAEVIGQVESWDLPPLAERYHSECERKNVSACINLATILEPCVESGDFTMPCFNIKNVEFFFRALRHQDPLHTLDISGTILTPTAVTALCDCLTTLRSLNRLSLKCTGFRPSYLSTAVQTLQKAQVDLPCTELDLSYNPIGSDGGTALASLLMHVPQLTVLRIECCDLSDPGSCLQGLRTLEALHIGFNLLNSDRLTALMPVLDVNPLKLLDLSGCFTNDVARLGELLVSFLSKAKCKLSEIGIACCGLTDSDIDALGSLGSGTLCKLDVTGSPGIKHESIEGLAQKLCGVKICSDHSAYDCCL from the exons ATGCCGGGAGGCCGCAGCGCTTCTGCGTCGCTGTGCCGGCGCATCGACCAGGACAAGTGTCTTGCGCAAAAGCACGGCAAGTTTCGTAACCTGTACGACCTCTGCTTGTACAAAGGCGACACGCTGCGTGAACATGGAGACTACGAAGCCGCGCTGGCCGAGTTTGATGAG GCTTTTCAAGTCTGCGAGGTGCTGCCAGACCAGACACAACTTGACAAAGCCGAAGTGCATCGGCGACGGGGCGAGTGTCTTATGCAGCTGGAACGCTTTAATGAAGCCCATGACAACCTCAAGAGCTACCTAGCATTGGCTGAAAAGGCTGAATCATATGTGGAACAGCAGCGTGCCCTGGCAACACTGGGGCAGTGCTACTTCGTTCAGCACCAGACAGAAGCCAAACCCAGTGAACGGCTCATCAGCAAGGCCAAGAATGCATATCTAAAGTCGTTGCGCATAGTTGAAGACAACCTTGCAGATACCTTGAGTGAGCCAGAGAGAGTTGTCATGAAAGGCCGCCTGCTACTCAACATGGGCCTCCTTTACGATGCAGTGGAAGACCCCAAAGCTGTTGAGAGCTTTAAGTTCGCGCTTGTACAGTTTATGAAGCATCGTGAGTCCAAACAGGATCTTTGTCGATGTCTGTCAGCACTGGCCAACATCCATCTCAGGCAGGGGAACTCAGAAAATGCACTGTCACTGGCAGGACGCCTGCTTGACATTGGTCGAGAAGCTAAGCGACCGGATATCAAATGTGAAGCACACCTACTTCGAGGAGCAGCCATGTTGCAGGCAGGAGACCGTGACGAAGCCCGCGTCACCTTTAAGCGTGCCATGCAGCAAAAGAGCCCCATACAAGAGGACCATGAACGTGCTATTCTATGCGTTAAACTTAGTCAGGCACTGAGGACATGGGATTTGGACCTCAAGGAGACAACAGATCCTGCCACACGTGTCAGGCTTCATGAAAAGGCCGGTGATGCTTTGGTGCAGTGCTTGCTACCCCGGCCAGCCCTGAAGGAATACGAAATGGCCGTAGAAGACGCTCTCTCGTCTCCAGAAGCCATCTCTTCAAAGAAGCTTGCTGATCTCTATGTCTCCCTAGCAGAAACATGCAGTGATGTCCGCGAATATGATTTGGCCCTCAAGTACTATCGCCTAGAACTTTCCCTGAGAGCTGACGAGCCCGACGAGATGGCATCGACAAAGCTGAGCATTGCTCGGATGCTTCAAAAGACATGCGGTAAAAGAGCTCCAGAAGTTCAGGATGCAATTCGAGAAGCTATTACATTGTCTCGAGCAGCAGGAAAGCTCGCTCTGGAGCTTGAGTCCCTAGAGGAGCTGGTCTCTGTGCAGGGCAGCATGAGCAGTGATATTCAGGATAGGATAGAACAGCTCCGTGCAGCCGGTGCAGATGACGCCGAAAGCTCCACCCAAAGTCAGCAGTCAGGCACTTTGTCTGAAATCGATCTGGCGGACATCTCAGATGCCAGCGACAGTGACCCCGAATTCAGTGACACTGTACGGAGGCCAAGGAAAAAGCTGGAGGAAAAGATCAACACAAAGGGTGAAACAAAGCTCCACAAGGCTTGCATCGATGGTTCTTTGAAAAAGGTGAAAGAGTTGCTTAGGATGGGCCACTCAGTGCACATCCGGGACTACAGCGGGTGGCAGCCTCTGCATGAGGCGGCAAACTACGGGTACCTAGAGATTGTGAAGTGCCTTGTAGAAGCAGGTGCTCATGTAAGTAGCCCCGGAATGAAAGGTGTCACACCACTACATGATGCACTGGGAAATGGACATTTTGAAGTCGCGTTATATTTACTGGAAAAGGGAGCTCGCCCATCACTGAGGACAGCCGAAGGGGACACTCCACTGGACATTGTTCGTAAATGGAAACACGACAACCAGTCGACAATGAACCCCAGTGAAGAAGCATACCTGCAGAAGGTGGAACTACGGCTCAAAGAGTCGAATGCTACAAGCAGTAATGACGGCTTATTGTTGGGTTCTGCTGGTGAAGATGGTCCGTGGATATCTTCACAGTCACTGAAACGCGGACAAGTTGGTCCTGCTCTGGTAAGTGAAGCAGAAGACTGGCTTGAAGATGACCTTTCGAAACCGCAGCCAAAATCCAGACGCCCAGTGGAAGCAGAGTTGCCTGCATTGGTGACTGAAACGGACGACTGGCTTGAAGATGACCTTCCAAAGGCGAGGTCTAAATCAAGATGTCTGACAGAACCAGACTTGCCTGCCACAAGGAAACGAAACCGTTCATCTGAGCAGTCATTCTGCTCAAAAGTCATGCgccttgaggaggaggaggaggaggtgagcATCACTGAGGACAGTGATGGCACAGAAGTCGTTGACACAGCCGAGAGTGTTGAGTTCGCAGCACCACCTTCTACAAGTTATCCTGCCTGTAACACTCTCACTGCATCCTCGGCTTCTCCCGGTGGTGCCATGACTGCACCGTCAGGAAGTAATCTCTTAGTTAGAGTTCGTATCCTCAACACACTTTTTTTGGTTCCGTTACCCAAGGGCACAGCTTCTGAAAGGACAGTAGGATGGCTCGCAACAGAAGCTTCAAAACGGTACCAAGATTTCCAAGGCACGCGACCCATACTTAGAATAACACTTCCCGATGGAGCGTTGCTTGATCCGTCGGACTGTATAGACGTCTTAATGCACGGGCCACACGCTGAAGTCATCGGACAGGTGGAGTCCTGGGATTTGCCTCCTCTGGCCGAGCGTTACCATTCCGAGTGCGAGCGAAAGAATGTGTCAGCATGCATAAACCTTGCAACCATTCTAGAGCCCTGTGTTGAGAGTGGAGACTTCACAATGCCGTGCTTCAACATCAAGAACGTGGAGTTCTTCTTCCGTGCCCTAAGACACCAAGACCCGCTTCACACCCTTGACATCTCGGGTACTATTTTGACCCCCACAGCAGTGACAGCATTGTGCGACTGCCTCACTACACTCCGCTCTCTCAATCGTCTTTCACTCAAGTGTACAGGCTTCAGGCCGAGCTACCTCAGCACTGCCGTTCAGACTTTACAGAAGGCACAGGTGGATTTGCCATGCACGGAACTGGACTTGAGCTACAATCCTATCGGAAGTGATGGAGGCACAGCGCTGGCTTCACTGCTGATGCATGTACCTCagttgacagttctgcgaattgaATGTTGTGATCTCTCCGACCCTGGCTCCTGTCTGCAGGGCTTGAGAACACTAGAAGCTCTTCACATTGGGTTCAACCTTCTGAACAGTGACAGACTCACTGCACTAATGCCAGTGCTAGATGTGAATCCCTTAAAACTTTTGGACCTTTCTGGCTGCTTCACAAATGATGTAGCCAGACTAGGAGAACTGCTGGTTAGTTTCCTGTCAAAGGCTAAGTGCAAGCTTTCGGAGATTGGGATCGCTTGCTGTGGTCTGACAGACAGTGACATAGATGCACTGGGATCATTGGGGAGTGGCACTCTGTGCAAACTTGATGTCACAGGAAGCCCTGGTATTAAGCACGAGAGCATTGAGGGCCTGGCGCAAAAGCTGTGCGGTGTGAAAATCTGTTCTGATCACAGCGCTTATGATTGTTGTTTATGA